CTATCAAAGAAGAGGAGTTCGAGAGCATTTTCTCAGTCGTGCGTCGTCGCGATGTTCTCCTCCATCACCCTTACGACTTGTTTTCCACCTCAGTCGAGGAATTTATCAATCAAGCGGCAGATGATCCCCTTGTGATGGGGATCAAGATGACCCTCTACCGCACCTCCAAAGATTCCCCGATCATCGCAGCACTGATCCGTGCAGCAGAAAATGGGAAGCAGGTGATGGCCCTGGTAGAGCTCAAGGCACGTTTTGATGAAGACAACAATATTCAATGGGCCAAACATCTTGAGCGCTCAGGGGTGCATGTGGTCTACGGCGTCATTGGCCTCAAAACGCATACCAAGATTGTTCTGGTCGTACGCAAAGAAAAAGAGCGGCTGCGCAGCTACGTGCATATCGGCACTGGCAACTACAACTCCAAAACCTCTCGTCTTTACACCGATCTAGGTCTGCTTTCAGCACGACCAGAGCTCGGCCAAGACCTCGTGGAGTTGTTTAACTATCTAACAGGCTTCTCCAAACAACAAAGCTTCCGCAAGCTACTCGTTGCTCCTGTCTCCCTAAGAAAGGGAATGGAACAATTGATTCGCCGCGAAATCGAACATGCCAAACAAGGCCGTGGTGGATCAATCAAAGCGAAGATGAATTCTCTGGTGGATCCGGGAATCATTGCTCTTTTGTACGAAGCCTCTCAAGCCGGAGTCACCATTCGATTAATTATCAGAGGAATGTGCAGCCTCTACCCGGGCCTTGAAGGCATTAGCGACAACATCAGCGTGGTGAGCATTATTGGTCGCTTCTTAGAGCATTCACGCATCTTTTGGTTTAACAATGGTGGGGAACCAGAGGTATTCATCGGTAGCGCCGACTTGATGCCACGCAACCTTGACCGACGCGTCGAAGCGGTTGTGCCCATTGAAGAACCCGACCTCAGAGCACAGCTCGAACGCCTGCTTGAACGCTACCTAAGCGATAACAGGGGTGCTTGGGACATGCAATCCGATGGTACGTTTATTCAACGGTATCCCGAAGGAGAAGAGCGCAACTCCCAATCTCAGTTAATTGATGACTGGAAAGGAATGCACTAGTTCAACCAAATCGAATGCAATCCTCAACGACGATTGAAGGCAAAATCAGGAAAAAACCCAATATTTCTGTAGCCATCAACACTGCAAATCGATCCAGATAGCGAGCTACCGAAAGGCTTCAGAATTGCAACCGCCACTAAGCGCTCAAGGTGCTAAGTTTCGCCCAAATTCGTCAGGAGACCAGGGTGATGGGGATCCCTCTGGAGTCCAATGAGGCTGCCCCTAAAGGCACCTCTAAGGAACCTTTATTGCCGACAGCTAGTCGACGCAATACAGCCAATCATTCACGTGGCACAAGCTCCGGCAGAACAAGTCGTTCGGGTGGACGCTTGGCCACCGATTCAATTGGTCATTACTTAAGCAGTATCGGACGTGTACCACTCCTAACGGCTGCTGAAGAAATTGAGCTTGCCCATCATGTGCAAGCCATGAAAGAGCTTCTTGACATTCAAGAAGAAGACCGGACTCCTAAACAACGCCATCGCATCCGGATGGGGAAGAGAGCACGCGACCGGATGATGGCTGCCAACCTCAGGTTGGTTGTGAGTGTCGCCAAGAAATATCAAAATCAAGGCCTCGAACTTCTTGACCTCGTTCAGGAAGGGGCGATCGGGCTCGAACGTGCTGTCGACAAATTTGACCCGGCGATGGGTTACAAATTTTCGACCTACGCCTACTGGTGGATTCGGCAAGGGATGACACGGGCGATCGACAACAGTGCGCGCACGATCCGTCTGCCGATTCATATCAGTGAAAAGCTGTCGAAAATGCGCAAGATCACCCGGGAGCTCTCCCATCGTTTCGGGCGTCAACCGAACCGTTTGGAGTTGGCTCATGCCATGGGTATTGAACCGAGAGACCTCGAAGAACTCATCTCCCAAAGCGCCCCCTGCGCTTCTCTTGATGCTCACGCCCGTGGCGAAGAAGATCGCAGCACCCTCGGAGAACTGATCCCAGATCCCAACGGCGATGAGCCGATGGAAGGCATGGATCGCAGCATTCAGAAGGAGCACCTGGGCGGCTGGCTCTCACAGCTCAATGAGCGCGAACAAAAAATCTTGCGTTTACGGTTCGGCCTTGGTGGAGAAGAACCCCTCACCCTTGCCGAAATTGGCCGTCAAATCAATGTGTCACGAGAACGCGTCCGCCAACTCGAATCCAAAGCCATTTTGAAATTACGCACGATGACCAATCATCAACAGGCCGCCTGAGTCGTCCTTGCCTCTGCCATCTCTCTTGCTCATCGCCCTCTGGATGGCCGGTGTCTTAGGCAGCGCTCTGATCTGCCGTCAACGCTGGCCCAATCAACGCGAGCTGAGTCGAAAGATTGTTCACATCGGCACTGGACCGGTTCTTCCACTCGCCTGGTTTCTCCGCATTCCAATCGCGATTGCAGTGCCTTTCGCTGTGGTGGTCACCGTGATCACCTTGATCAATCACCGTTGGCACTTGCTACCTGCGGTGGAGGATGTGGGTCGAAAGAGCTACGGGACCGTTGCCTATGGCGTCGCCATCTGTCTGCTTCTGATCCTGTTTTGGGCTGAAAATCCAGCTGCTGCCTGTGCTGGTGTGCTGGTGATGGCGTTCGGTGATGGCCTAGCAGGTCTGATTGGACGCGCCATTCGTTCCCCAAACTGGACGGTCTTGGAGCAGCGCAAGTCCTTGATCGGCACAAGCACGATGGCCATCACCAGTGCTGTGGTGTTGTTCGCCTTAGTACTAGTGACCCAAAGTCCACTCAACCCACTTCGACTTTTGGCCGTCTGCTCGTTGGCTGTCGGGCTCGAACAAATGAGCGTCTGGGGCATCGACAACCTGTCCGTGCCCCTTGGCGTAGCCCTGAGTTGGACCTGGATGACAGCCTGATCAAGGCCAACGCCTAACGCGTCTGCGAGTTAGCTGAATCTTGCCTTGGCCACAGAGGCAGCAAGCTCTCCCAGAAGGTCAGCGGTGGTTTCGATGCTGATGCATGCGTCGGTCACGCTCTGCCCGTAAGTGAGGGTGGATAGATCTGAAGCCAACTTTTGGTTGCCTTCCACGAGATGGCTTTCAATCATCACTCCCATGATGTGATCCAGTTTTTGGTCCACCTGAGCAGCCACTGCCTGTAGGACCTCACCCTGACGGCGGTAGTCCTTATTGGAATTGCCATGGCTGCAGTCCACCATCAAGCGATCAGGCAGACCTGCACCAGCCAATTCCGCAGCTGAATCCTGAATCGCTTCCAAGTGATAATTAGTCCCGCGATTGCCACCCCGTAAAACCAAGTGACCGTCGGGGTTTCCTGTGGTGCTAACGATCGACGCATGACCCTCACGATTGATGCCGAGAAAATGATGGGGCTTGGATGCAGCCTGCATGGCATTAATCGCAATCGTGGCGCTGCCATCGGTGCTGTTCTTGTAGCCAATAGGCATCGACAAGCCTGAGGCCATTTCACGATGGGTCTGGCTTTCTGTGGTGCGTGCACCAATCGCGGTCCAGCTGATTAAATCCGCGATGTACTGAGGAACCACGGGATCCAACAGCTCTGTTGCGGTGGGCATTCCCTCCCGCGCCAAATCGAGCAACAGGGAGCGAGCCATCCGTAGCCCAGTATTGATGTCATAGGAGCCATCGAGATGGGGATCGTTAATCAACCCCTTCCATCCCACGGTGGTGCGGGGTTTTTCGAAATACACCCGCATCACAATCTCCAGCTCAGCGGAATGGCGCTCACGCAAGGGCGCCAAACGACGGGCGTAGTCCCTGGCCGCCTCCACGTCATGGACAGAACAGGGCCCCACAATCACCAAGAGTCGGCGGTCCAATCCACGCAGGATGGCTTGGATGCGGCTGCGAGCCGTCGCCACCGTTTCTAAAGCCGTTGGATCAATGGGCAGGTCACGATGCAACAGAGCCGGTGGAATCAGTGGTCGCGTGTCCACCACATGCAGATCGTGGGTGGTGGTCATGCCTTGGCCTGAAATTCAATCCAGATTACGCAAGGCGATCCACTGCAACAAACAACAGGGTGGAACGCTGACCAACAACAATGGTGTGTATCGCTGTCTGCGCCGCCAAAACCGATGCTGAGCACCTATCGCGAGAACGCCAAGGAACGGGAAGGTCAGGGCATCCCGCCGCTTCCTCTTGATGCCGCTCAGACACAAGCCCTCACGGAACTTCTTCAAAATCCACCGGCGGGAGAAGAGCAGACCTTGCTGCACCTGCTGAGCGAACGCATTCCCCCCGGCGTGGATGAAGCGGCCTATGTCAAAGCAACCTGGTTAAGTGCCGTCGCTCAAGGCAAAGCATCCAGCCCATTGGTGGCGCCTTTGGAGGCGGTGCAATTGCTCGGCACCATGGTCGGCGGGTACAACGTCGCCGCACTGATCGAACTGCTGAAGCATCCAGACGAGACGCTTGCGAGCTGTGCCGTTCAAGGACTTAGCCGCACCCTCTTGGTCTACGACGCATTCAATGACGTCATGGAGCTAGCGACCAGCAACCGTTACGCCCAACAGGTGGTGGACAGCTGGGCTGCAGCGGAATGGTTTACCCGGCGAGATCAACTCTCCGAAGAGATCACCGTCACCGTGTTCAAGGTGGACGGCGAAACCAACACGGACGACCTCTCACCAGCCACCCACGCGACCACCCGTCCCGACATCCCATTGCACGCCCTGGCGATGTTGGAAACCCGTGATCCAGAGGGACTCAACACCATTGAAACCCTGAAGAAGAAAGGTCATCCCGTGGCCTATGTGGGTGATGTGGTCGGCACCGGAAGCTCTCGAAAAAGCGCCATCAACTCCGTGCTGTGGCACACCGGCAATGACATTCCCCATGTTCCCAACAAGCGCGCCGGCGGAGTGATCATTGGCGGCAAGATTGCTCCCATCTTTTTCAACACTGCGGAAGATTCAGGCGCCTTACCGATTGAGTGCGATGTCAGTGATCTGAACACCGGTGACGTGATCACGATTCGCCCTTACGCCGGCACGATCGAACGCGATGGCGAGGTGATCAGCCGATTTGAACTCAAGCCGAGCACGATCAGCGACGAAGTGCGTGCTGGTGGTCGCATCCCACTGATGATTGGTCGCGCTCTCACCGACAAGGTGCGCAGCCAACTGGGACTAGCTCCTTCTGAAACGTTCATCCGGCCTAGCGCCCCTGCCGACACGGGAAAAGGCTTCACCTTGGCGCAAAAAATGGTGGGCAAAGCTTGCGGTCTTCCAGGCGTCCGTCCCGGCACGAGCTGTGAACCGCTGATGACCACCGTTGGCAGTCAAGACACCACCGGGCCGATGACCCGGGACGAAATGAAGGAATTGGCCTGCCTGGGCTTTTCCGCTGATTTGGTGATGCAGAGCTTCTGCCACACCGCCGCTTACCCCAAACCGGTAGACCTGCAAACCCAGAAAGAACTGCCTGATTTCTTTGCCCAGCGCGGCGGTGTCGCCCTACGCCCCGGTGACGGCATCATCCACAGCTGGCTCAATCGGATGCTCTTGCCCGACACCGTGGGCACAGGAGGTGACAGCCACACCCGGTTCCCCCTCGGCATTTCTTTTCCAGGAGGCTCAGGGGTTGTGGCCTTTGCTGCCGCCATCGGCGCGATGCCCCTCGACATGCCCGAATCGGTGCTGGTCCGGTTCAGCGGCTCTCTTCAGTCGGGGGTCACACTCCGCGATGTCGTGAATGCGATTCCCTGGGTCGCGATCCAAAAGGGCCTGCTCACCGTGGAAAAAGCCAACAAGAAGAACGTCTTCAATGGCCGAATCATGGAAATTGAAGGGTTGCCAGATCTCAAGCTGGAGCAAGCCTTCGAACTCACGGACGCCACGGCGGAACGCTCTTGCGCAGGCTGCACCATCAAATTGTCCGAAGCCACCGTGAGTGAATATCTGAGCAGCAATGTGGCACTGCTCAAAAACATGATTGCGCGCGGCTACAGCGATGCCCGCACCCTGGCGCGACGGATCAAGGTGATGGAGGACTGGCTGGCCAACCCCCAACTCCTTCAAGCCGATGACGACGCTCAATACGCCGAAGTGATTGAGATCAATCTCGATGAGCTCACCGAACCCGTCCTCGCCTGCCCGAACGATCCCGACAACGTGAAGCTGCTCAGCGAAGTGGCTGGCGAAGCCGTTCAAGAGGTGTTCATCGGCTCTTGCATGACCAACATCGGCCACTACCGCGCCGCGGCCAAAGTGCTCGAAGAAGCCGGCGACATCGCTGCCAGGCTTTGGGTTTGCCCGCCCACGCGTATGGACGAGGACATGCTCAAGCAAGAGGGCTACTACGCCACATTTGAAGCAGCCGGCAGCCGCATGGAAATGCCAGGCTGCTCGCTCTGCATGGGCAATCAAGCCCGAGTCGGTGACAACACCACCGTGTTCTCCACCAGCACTCGCAACTTCAACAACCGGCTTGGCAAAGGAGCGCAGGTCTTCCTGGGAAGCGCTGAATTAGCCGCTGTCTGCGCCCTGCTCGGGCGCATTCCCACACCCGATGAATACCAAAGGATCGCCGCTGAAAAGATCGATCCACTCTCCGCAGAGCTGTACCGATACCTCAACTTCGACCAAATCAATAACTTCGTCGAACAGGGCCGAGTGCTGAGCGCTACGGAACAAGCGGAGGTCATGGCCGGCGCCTAAACGGCATCCGCTCAAAGCCATGACAGCAGCTAGCGACCTAGAAGAAAAACAAGATCCATCCGGTTCGAGTCGGAGCATTCGCCGGCTGCTGGAACGCCGCTGGCTGGTTGTTGTGCTCGCCTTGATGTTCACGGGGCTTGGCGCAGCCCTCACCGGAGTGTTGTTCAAGTTGGGCATCAAAGTTTTAGGGGCCTGGCGCCTGGAACTGCTGGCAGACCTTCCTGCTTGGGCCGTTCTGCCTGGCTTAGGCGCAACAGGTGGTTTGGTATCCGGATTGCTTGTGTCTCGGCTGGCACCCTCAGCAGGTGGATCCGGAATCACCCACATCATGGGATTCCTGAAACATCGGGCCGTCCCGATGGGTCTCAAGGTGGGCTTGGTGAAGCTGATAGCCGGAATTGTCGCGATCGGCAGTGGTTTCCCCCTCGGGCCGGAAGGTCCCGCTGTTCAGATGGGGGGATCGGTGGCCTGGCAACTTGCCCGTTGGCTAAGAGCACCTGCGGCATTCCGTCGCGTGCTCGTCGCCGCGGGCGGTGGAGCTGGGATTGCGGCTGTGTTTCACGCTCCGATTGGCGGATTTTTCTACGCCATTGAGGAATTACTGCACTCCGTAAGGCCAGTAGTAATGCTGCTGGCGATCGTCACCACCTTTTTGGCAGATGCCTGGGCGGATGTATTGGGGCTCGCGGGTTTAAGCACGGGCGGCGGTGGGCTGAACACTGGCCTTGGCTTTCAGCTGGAGAAGGAATACGAACCACTGGTGAGTTTTTTACCCATAGATCTGGGCTACCTGATTGGCTTGGGCGTCGTGGTGGGAGTTCTTGCCGAGCTGTATTGCCGCTATGTCCTCGCCATGCAGAAACAAGGGCATCGTTGGTTCGGTGACCGCCTCGTTCTGCGCATGGTGATCAGCGGAGCACTGCTAGGTGGGGTGTATGCATGTCTCCCCTCTGCATTTCACAATCTCGAAGGCTTACAAGACCTCATCGGTGATGGGAAAGCTGATATTCCAATGGCGCTCGGCACCTTTGTGGTGCTGTTTTTCAGCACCGGATTAGCAGCAGCATCTGGTGCACCCGGAGGCTTATTTTTTCCAATGCTGACCCTGGGCGGTGCGATCGGCCTCGCCTGTGGGATTTGGGTGGAAGCACTCACCGGCCACGTCCCCAGCACCTATGTCTTTGCAGGGATGGGCGCCTTCGTGGCCAGTTGTTCGCGCACGCCGATCACGGCCATGTTTTTGGCCTTCGCGTTAACGAAGAACTTGTTAGTCCTGAAACCAATTCTGGTGGCCTGCTTGGCGAGTTTTCTGATCGCACGTCTGTTTGATCACCGCTCGATCTACGAACGACAGATGGGGCTTGAGTTTCTCGAGGAAGATCACCTCCAAGCCGAAAACGAACGTCGGGCCTTTCAACCACCCAAACCCCAATCAGACAAAGACGAGCCAGACCCCGAAGACCACAACCCCTAGGAATTGTCTCTGCTCCGTTGATCCTGCAGGATGCATGGGTGATGCATGGGCGCTGCTGAACCGCGAAACCCTTCTGTTTGAACCTGCTGCACCCGAAGCAGGGGCACTGAAAACAGTGCTGGCCTTTCCCAGCACTTACACCGTGGGCATCACCAGCCTTGGCTACCAACTCGTATGGGCCAGCTTGGCCATGCGCTCTGACCTCGATGTCAGGAGACTGTTTACAGATCAGGGAGATCCGCAACACCGTCGCTGTGATCTGTTTGGACTGTCCCTGAGCTGGGAACTCGATGGACCGGTTCTGTTGGATCTCCTCGAGCAACAACGCATTCCCCTTTGGAGCCATGAACGGGGTGATCAGGATCCAATCGTGTTTGGTGGCGGTCCCGTTTTAACCGCCAACCCCGAACCCCTGGCCCCATTTTTTGATGTCGTGCTGCTTGGGGATGGAGAAGAACTGCTGCCCACCTTCATCGATGCCGTCCAGCAGATGCGGGACGAACCCCGTCACAAGCGACTTCGTCACCTAGCGCAGATCCCCGGCATCTACGTGCCCGATCTTCATGCTCCGCAGTTCAGTGCCGACGGTGCCCTGCTGGGCATCAAACCCAGAGAAGCCGATCTACCGGAGCGAATCGCCAAGCAAACCTGGAGGGGCAACAGCCTGAGCCATTCCACGGTGATCACCCCTGAGGCCGCCTGGCCCGACATTCATATGGTGGAGGTGGTGCGCAGCTGCCCAGAACTGTGTCGCTTTTGCTTGGCGAGTTATCTCACCTTGCCCTTCCGAACCCCGTCTCTTGATGACGGCCTCATTCCTGCCGTCGAGAAGGGGCTTCAGGCAACCCGTCGTCTTGGCTTGCTAGGTGCCTCCGTCACCCAACATCCCCAGTTCAGCGATTTGCTGGAGTGGCTGGATCAAGACCGCTTTGATGATTTACGCGTCAGTGTGAGCTCCGTACGAGCGGCCACCGTGACCCCGCAACTAGCGGGAACCTTGAGTCGCCGCGGTAGCAAGTCGGTCACGATCGCCATCGAAAGCGGAAGTGATCGGATGAGACGCGTCGTGAATAAAAAACTCAGCCGCGAGGAAATCAACGACGCAGCCCGGTACGCCAAAGAAGGAGGACTGAAAAGCCTCAAGCTCTACGGAATGGTGGGACTTCCCACGGAGCAGGACGACGACGTCGAGGCCACCGCCGATCTGCTGCTGGATCTGAAAAAACAAACTCCAGGCCTGCGCTTCACCTTGGGCGTGAGCACCTTTGTTCCTAAAGCCCACACACCCTTTCAGTGGCAAGGGGTCATGCCAGAGGCTGACAAACGCCTCAAACGACTCGCCAAACGCCTCAAACCCAAAGGGGTGGAACTCCGGCCTGAAAGCTACGGCTGGAGCGTGATCCAGGCCCTGCTCTCCCGCAGTGACCGTCGACTCGCACCAGTGATCGCCGCGGTGAGGGGCTCTCAAGAGAGTCTTGGTGGTTGGAAAAAGGCCTATCGAGCCGCACGGTCGGAGGAATTACCTGCCGCTAGCTCTGCCGGAGTGCCTTTGCCCCGGCCCCCCGCCTGGGAGGAGGTGGTTCATCACACCTGGGCCGATCACCAGATTCTTCCCTGGTGTCATCTCGATGGTCCCCTCCCCAGCGACACGCTTCTTAAGCATCAACGTGAAGCGCTGAGTCCAGA
This region of Synechococcus sp. WH 8016 genomic DNA includes:
- a CDS encoding 3-deoxy-7-phosphoheptulonate synthase; translated protein: MTTTHDLHVVDTRPLIPPALLHRDLPIDPTALETVATARSRIQAILRGLDRRLLVIVGPCSVHDVEAARDYARRLAPLRERHSAELEIVMRVYFEKPRTTVGWKGLINDPHLDGSYDINTGLRMARSLLLDLAREGMPTATELLDPVVPQYIADLISWTAIGARTTESQTHREMASGLSMPIGYKNSTDGSATIAINAMQAASKPHHFLGINREGHASIVSTTGNPDGHLVLRGGNRGTNYHLEAIQDSAAELAGAGLPDRLMVDCSHGNSNKDYRRQGEVLQAVAAQVDQKLDHIMGVMIESHLVEGNQKLASDLSTLTYGQSVTDACISIETTADLLGELAASVAKARFS
- a CDS encoding RpoD/SigA family RNA polymerase sigma factor; amino-acid sequence: MGIPLESNEAAPKGTSKEPLLPTASRRNTANHSRGTSSGRTSRSGGRLATDSIGHYLSSIGRVPLLTAAEEIELAHHVQAMKELLDIQEEDRTPKQRHRIRMGKRARDRMMAANLRLVVSVAKKYQNQGLELLDLVQEGAIGLERAVDKFDPAMGYKFSTYAYWWIRQGMTRAIDNSARTIRLPIHISEKLSKMRKITRELSHRFGRQPNRLELAHAMGIEPRDLEELISQSAPCASLDAHARGEEDRSTLGELIPDPNGDEPMEGMDRSIQKEHLGGWLSQLNEREQKILRLRFGLGGEEPLTLAEIGRQINVSRERVRQLESKAILKLRTMTNHQQAA
- the acnB gene encoding bifunctional aconitate hydratase 2/2-methylisocitrate dehydratase; translation: MLSTYRENAKEREGQGIPPLPLDAAQTQALTELLQNPPAGEEQTLLHLLSERIPPGVDEAAYVKATWLSAVAQGKASSPLVAPLEAVQLLGTMVGGYNVAALIELLKHPDETLASCAVQGLSRTLLVYDAFNDVMELATSNRYAQQVVDSWAAAEWFTRRDQLSEEITVTVFKVDGETNTDDLSPATHATTRPDIPLHALAMLETRDPEGLNTIETLKKKGHPVAYVGDVVGTGSSRKSAINSVLWHTGNDIPHVPNKRAGGVIIGGKIAPIFFNTAEDSGALPIECDVSDLNTGDVITIRPYAGTIERDGEVISRFELKPSTISDEVRAGGRIPLMIGRALTDKVRSQLGLAPSETFIRPSAPADTGKGFTLAQKMVGKACGLPGVRPGTSCEPLMTTVGSQDTTGPMTRDEMKELACLGFSADLVMQSFCHTAAYPKPVDLQTQKELPDFFAQRGGVALRPGDGIIHSWLNRMLLPDTVGTGGDSHTRFPLGISFPGGSGVVAFAAAIGAMPLDMPESVLVRFSGSLQSGVTLRDVVNAIPWVAIQKGLLTVEKANKKNVFNGRIMEIEGLPDLKLEQAFELTDATAERSCAGCTIKLSEATVSEYLSSNVALLKNMIARGYSDARTLARRIKVMEDWLANPQLLQADDDAQYAEVIEINLDELTEPVLACPNDPDNVKLLSEVAGEAVQEVFIGSCMTNIGHYRAAAKVLEEAGDIAARLWVCPPTRMDEDMLKQEGYYATFEAAGSRMEMPGCSLCMGNQARVGDNTTVFSTSTRNFNNRLGKGAQVFLGSAELAAVCALLGRIPTPDEYQRIAAEKIDPLSAELYRYLNFDQINNFVEQGRVLSATEQAEVMAGA
- a CDS encoding diacylglycerol/polyprenol kinase family protein encodes the protein MAGVLGSALICRQRWPNQRELSRKIVHIGTGPVLPLAWFLRIPIAIAVPFAVVVTVITLINHRWHLLPAVEDVGRKSYGTVAYGVAICLLLILFWAENPAAACAGVLVMAFGDGLAGLIGRAIRSPNWTVLEQRKSLIGTSTMAITSAVVLFALVLVTQSPLNPLRLLAVCSLAVGLEQMSVWGIDNLSVPLGVALSWTWMTA
- a CDS encoding radical SAM protein; this encodes MGDAWALLNRETLLFEPAAPEAGALKTVLAFPSTYTVGITSLGYQLVWASLAMRSDLDVRRLFTDQGDPQHRRCDLFGLSLSWELDGPVLLDLLEQQRIPLWSHERGDQDPIVFGGGPVLTANPEPLAPFFDVVLLGDGEELLPTFIDAVQQMRDEPRHKRLRHLAQIPGIYVPDLHAPQFSADGALLGIKPREADLPERIAKQTWRGNSLSHSTVITPEAAWPDIHMVEVVRSCPELCRFCLASYLTLPFRTPSLDDGLIPAVEKGLQATRRLGLLGASVTQHPQFSDLLEWLDQDRFDDLRVSVSSVRAATVTPQLAGTLSRRGSKSVTIAIESGSDRMRRVVNKKLSREEINDAARYAKEGGLKSLKLYGMVGLPTEQDDDVEATADLLLDLKKQTPGLRFTLGVSTFVPKAHTPFQWQGVMPEADKRLKRLAKRLKPKGVELRPESYGWSVIQALLSRSDRRLAPVIAAVRGSQESLGGWKKAYRAARSEELPAASSAGVPLPRPPAWEEVVHHTWADHQILPWCHLDGPLPSDTLLKHQREALSPENAPESAPDSV
- the ppk1 gene encoding polyphosphate kinase 1 is translated as MSGVMLPGNLYINRELSWIAFNRRVLAQALDQRTQLLEQAKFSAIFSNNLDEFFMVRVASLKSQVEAGIDKQSEDGLNPREQLHEIRNQLSALLEAQQKHFLDHLRVGLEDHGVFLFNYQQLNEAQRHWVDNFFQTAIFPVLTPLAVDPAHPFPFVSNLSLNVAALIHDPESGQRQLARVKVPQKILPRFVSIPIELGGADAKPLHTAVPLEQVIAFNLSLLFPGMSIEGHYFFRVTRDADLELRDLEADDLMIAIEQGLRKRRMGGEVVRLEVASDTPQDVIEMLMDGMSVVEEDLYRVNGPLGLDDLFGLMSLPLPHLKDATHSGQTPAILSRAQRGRLEDGSIKEEEFESIFSVVRRRDVLLHHPYDLFSTSVEEFINQAADDPLVMGIKMTLYRTSKDSPIIAALIRAAENGKQVMALVELKARFDEDNNIQWAKHLERSGVHVVYGVIGLKTHTKIVLVVRKEKERLRSYVHIGTGNYNSKTSRLYTDLGLLSARPELGQDLVELFNYLTGFSKQQSFRKLLVAPVSLRKGMEQLIRREIEHAKQGRGGSIKAKMNSLVDPGIIALLYEASQAGVTIRLIIRGMCSLYPGLEGISDNISVVSIIGRFLEHSRIFWFNNGGEPEVFIGSADLMPRNLDRRVEAVVPIEEPDLRAQLERLLERYLSDNRGAWDMQSDGTFIQRYPEGEERNSQSQLIDDWKGMH
- a CDS encoding ClC family H(+)/Cl(-) exchange transporter, with the translated sequence MTAASDLEEKQDPSGSSRSIRRLLERRWLVVVLALMFTGLGAALTGVLFKLGIKVLGAWRLELLADLPAWAVLPGLGATGGLVSGLLVSRLAPSAGGSGITHIMGFLKHRAVPMGLKVGLVKLIAGIVAIGSGFPLGPEGPAVQMGGSVAWQLARWLRAPAAFRRVLVAAGGGAGIAAVFHAPIGGFFYAIEELLHSVRPVVMLLAIVTTFLADAWADVLGLAGLSTGGGGLNTGLGFQLEKEYEPLVSFLPIDLGYLIGLGVVVGVLAELYCRYVLAMQKQGHRWFGDRLVLRMVISGALLGGVYACLPSAFHNLEGLQDLIGDGKADIPMALGTFVVLFFSTGLAAASGAPGGLFFPMLTLGGAIGLACGIWVEALTGHVPSTYVFAGMGAFVASCSRTPITAMFLAFALTKNLLVLKPILVACLASFLIARLFDHRSIYERQMGLEFLEEDHLQAENERRAFQPPKPQSDKDEPDPEDHNP